The Populus trichocarpa isolate Nisqually-1 chromosome 11, P.trichocarpa_v4.1, whole genome shotgun sequence genome has a segment encoding these proteins:
- the LOC112325524 gene encoding probable LRR receptor-like serine/threonine-protein kinase At1g29720 isoform X1, whose product MLMMFQLCQVMVILISFSSSITLLASDQLHPGEVEALRQIGKAVDEDGQLSLKFVDRCQQSGVVETVLTSAPPNLEGNNTIECNCSITDDNYCHITSFQLKDYSLPGRLPPELANLTYVKKIDFARNYLYGTIPVEWASMKNLSSISLTANRLSGNIPGHLGSFTALTYLSLESNQFSGVVPPELGKLVNLKTLILSGNKLVGTLPEALAQIKDLEDFRVSDNNLNGTVPEFIGSWSQLQNLELYATGLQGPIPLEIFHLDKLSDLRIADMPGPEFQLPNSPIERQFLVLRNINLNGTIPENAWKVETTLDLTFNNLVGEIPPTTIRRQFTFLSGNKLTGTVSDSFLQNSQNLDVSYNNFSRAPRCNSSNENNINWFRSSSSNNKLSDLLPCSEISRCPKYYRSFHINCGGQDVKNGRILYEGDQDSESNAAARSYYRLGSNWGFSSTGDFMGDNNFNDNKYTLQSNSNISLVDFGLYATARKTPLSITYYGYCLENGNYTVRLHFAEIQFTDEKLYNKVARRVFDIYIQGIQVQKDFNFTEEAKGSNKNFTRAFNTTVTDRTLEIRLYWAGKGTTSIPKRGNYGPIISAISVCSGYRTYCEEPEETSKKPIVIGVVTSAVFLIFLVMGVIYWKLCYGDKYTRERELKGLDLKTGSFTLRQLKAATDNFNSENKIGEGGFGSVYKGELTDGTIIAVKQLSPKSRQGNREFVNEIGMISCLQHPNLVRLYGCCIEGDQLLLVYEYMENNSLSRALFGAGSETSALMLDWPTRYKICVGIARGLAFLHEGSAIRIVHRDIKVTNVLLDKDLNAKISDFGLAKLNEEENTHISTRVAGTIGYMAPEYALWGYLTDKADVYSFGVVALEIVSGKSNSSYRPENENVCLLDWAHVLQKKGNLMEIVDPKLQSEFNKEEAERMIKAALLCTNASPSLRPAMSEVLNMLEGQTSIPEVTSDPSIYDNDLQSKRVKGNYQQVTDQSLNSTQGLFPPSDKSWIGNSSTSAHDLYPMNPESISLNLSETSSLI is encoded by the exons ATGTTAATGATGTTTCAGCTTTGCCAAGTCATGGTGATATTGATCAGTTTCTCGAGCTCTATTACTTTGCTTGCTTCTGATCAGCTGCATCCAGGAGAAG TTGAAGCGTTAAGACAAATCGGTAAGGCAGTAGACGAGGATGGCcaactatccttgaagtttGTCGATCGTTGTCAACAGAGTGGAGTCGTTGAGACAGTACTGACTTCTGCTCCACCAAACTTAGAAGGGAACAACACCATCGAATGTAACTGCAGCATCACTGATGATAATTACTGTCACATTACTTCATT CCAGCTCAAAGATTACAGTCTTCCAGGCAGGCTTCCTCCGGAATTGGCCAACCTTACTTATGTCAAAAAAAT AGATTTTGCTCGCAACTATCTATACGGCACAATTCCGGTGGAATGGGCTTCGATGAAAAATCTGTCTTCCAT CTCGCTTACTGCAAATCGCTTGTCAGGAAATATTCCTGGACACTTGGGAAGTTTTACTGCCCTCACCTACTT gaGCCTTGAATCAAATCAGTTTTCTGGTGTTGTCCCGCCTGAGCTTGGCAAGCTTGTCAACTTAAAAACTCT GATACTCTCCGGCAATAAGTTAGTGGGGACCTTGCCAGAGGCACTTGCGCAGATAAAAGACTTGGAGGATTT TCGCGTAAGTGATAATAATCTTAATGGCACCGTACCCGAGTTCATTGGGAGCTGGAGTCAACTTCAAAATCT TGAATTGTACGCGACTGGATTGCAAGGACCCATACCTCTTGAAATTTTTCATTTGGACAAGTTGTCTGATTT GAGGATTGCTGATATGCCTGGACCAGAGTTTCAGTTACCTAACTCGCCGATTGAAAGGCAATTCTT GGTTCTGAGGAACATCAATTTAAATGGAACAATCCCAGAAAACGCATGGAAAGTGGAAACAACACT CGACTTAACTTTTAACAACTTGGTTGGGGAGATTCCTCCTACTACAATACGACGACAGTTTAC GTTTTTGAGTGGCAACAAGCTGACTGGAACAGTGTCAGATTCATTCCTCCAAAACAGCCAAAATCT CGATGTTTCGTACAATAACTTTTCACGGGCACCAAGATGCAACAGCAGTAACGA GAATAATATAAACTGGTTTCGAAGCTCGTCCAGCAATAATAAATT AAGCGATCTTCTTCCATGCTCAGAGATATCTCGGTGCCCAAAat ATTATCGTTCATTCCATATAAACTGTGGTGGACAAGATGTAAAGAATGGGAGGATCTTGTATGAAGGTGATCAAGATAGTGAAAGTAATGCTGCTGCAAGGAGTTATTATAGATTAGGATCAAACTGGGGATTCAGCAGCACAGGAGATTTCATGGGTGATAACAACTTCAATGATAACAAATATACGCTTCAATCAAATTCTAATATTTCTCTGGTTGACTTTGGATTGTATGCAACAGCACGTAAAACTCCCCTGTCTATCACTTATTATGGATATTGTCTAGAAAATGGGAATTACACTGTCAGACTCCACTTTGCTGAGATACAATTCACAGATGAAAAACTGTACAACAAAGTTGCAAGGCGCGTTTTTGATATTTACattcag GGAATACAAGTGCAAAAGGATTTTAACTTTACAGAGGAAGCCAAAGGATCTAACAAAAATTTCACAAGAGCGTTCAACACCACCGTGACAGACCGTACCCTGGAGATCCGATTATACTGGGCAGGAAAAGGCACTACTAGCATTCCAAAAAGAGGAAATTATGGTCCTATAATTTCTGCTATATCCGTATGTTCAG GTTACAGAACTTATTGTGAAG aacCTGAGGAAACAAGTAAGAAACCTATTGTGATCGGAGTTGTCACTTCAGCagtatttcttattttcttggtGATGGGTGTCATTTATTGGAAGCTCTGCTACGGAGACAAATACACAAGAGAACGAG AGCTTAAAGGGCTAGATTTGAAAACTGGTTCCTTCACCTTGAGGCAGCTAAAAGCGGCCACAGACAATTTCAATTCAGAAAACAAGATTGGAGAGGGTGGTTTTGGATCCGTATACAAG GGTGAATTAACAGACGGTACTATTATTGCTGTTAAGCAGCTATCTCCTAAATCCAGGCAAGGAAACCGTGAATTTGTGAACGAAATAGGCATGATATCTTGTTTACAGCATCCCAATCTTGTAAGGCTTTATGGATGCTGTATTGAAGGAGACCAGTTGCTTCTGGTGTACGAGTACATGGAAAACAACTCCCTCTCTCGTGCACTTTTTG GAGCAGGTTCTGAAACAAGTGCTCTGATGCTGGATTGGCCAACAAGATATAAGATATGTGTTGGCATAGCCAGAGGTTTAGCATTTCTCCATGAAGGATCAGCAATCAGGATTGTTCACAGGGACATCAAAGTTACAAATGTATTACTGGACAAAGATCTAAATGCCAAGATATCAGACTTCGGACTAGCTAAGCTCAATGAAGAGGAGAACACTCATATTAGCACTCGAGTTGCTGGAACTAT aggATATATGGCTCCAGAATATGCACTGTGGGGCTATCTAACAGATAAAGCAGACGTTTATAGTTTTGGGGTTGTCGCCTTAGAAATTGTCAGTGGAAAGAGCAACTCAAGTTACAGGCCAGAGAACGAAAATGTTTGTCTTCTTGACTGG GCCCATGTACtgcaaaaaaagggaaatttaaTGGAGATAGTGGACCCAAAGCTGCAGTCTGAATTCAACAAGGAAGAGGCTGAGAGGATGATCAAAGCGGCTCTCTTATGCACCAATGCATCTCCATCTCTAAGGCCTGCAATGTCAGAAGTGTTGAACATGCTTGAAGGACAGACCAGCATCCCGGAGGTGACCTCAGATCCTAGCAtttatgataatgatttacagtcCAAACGTGTCAAAGGCAACTATCAGCAGGTCACAGACCAGAGTTTAAACAGCACGCAAGGCCTCTTTCCTCCATCTGATAAATCATGGATTGGAAATTCCTCTACATCTGCCCATGATCTCTACCCCATGAATCCCGAGTCCATAAGTTTAAACCTCAGTGAAACCTCgtctttaatttga
- the LOC112325524 gene encoding probable LRR receptor-like serine/threonine-protein kinase At1g29720 isoform X2, translating into MLMMFQLCQVMVILISFSSSITLLASDQLHPGEVEALRQIGKAVDEDGQLSLKFVDRCQQSGVVETVLTSAPPNLEGNNTIECNCSITDDNYCHITSFQLKDYSLPGRLPPELANLTYVKKIDFARNYLYGTIPVEWASMKNLSSISLTANRLSGNIPGHLGSFTALTYLSLESNQFSGVVPPELGKLVNLKTLILSGNKLVGTLPEALAQIKDLEDFRVSDNNLNGTVPEFIGSWSQLQNLELYATGLQGPIPLEIFHLDKLSDLRIADMPGPEFQLPNSPIERQFLVLRNINLNGTIPENAWKVETTLDLTFNNLVGEIPPTTIRRQFTFLSGNKLTGTVSDSFLQNSQNLDVSYNNFSRAPRCNSSNENNINWFRSSSSNNKLSDLLPCSEISRCPKYYRSFHINCGGQDVKNGRILYEGDQDSESNAAARSYYRLGSNWGFSSTGDFMGDNNFNDNKYTLQSNSNISLVDFGLYATARKTPLSITYYGYCLENGNYTVRLHFAEIQFTDEKLYNKVARRVFDIYIQGIQVQKDFNFTEEAKGSNKNFTRAFNTTVTDRTLEIRLYWAGKGTTSIPKRGNYGPIISAISVCSGYRTYCEEPEETSKKPIVIGVVTSAVFLIFLVMGVIYWKLCYGDKYTRERELKGLDLKTGSFTLRQLKAATDNFNSENKIGEGGFGSVYKGELTDGTIIAVKQLSPKSRQGNREFVNEIGMISCLQHPNLVRLYGCCIEGDQLLLVYEYMENNSLSRALFGSETSALMLDWPTRYKICVGIARGLAFLHEGSAIRIVHRDIKVTNVLLDKDLNAKISDFGLAKLNEEENTHISTRVAGTIGYMAPEYALWGYLTDKADVYSFGVVALEIVSGKSNSSYRPENENVCLLDWAHVLQKKGNLMEIVDPKLQSEFNKEEAERMIKAALLCTNASPSLRPAMSEVLNMLEGQTSIPEVTSDPSIYDNDLQSKRVKGNYQQVTDQSLNSTQGLFPPSDKSWIGNSSTSAHDLYPMNPESISLNLSETSSLI; encoded by the exons ATGTTAATGATGTTTCAGCTTTGCCAAGTCATGGTGATATTGATCAGTTTCTCGAGCTCTATTACTTTGCTTGCTTCTGATCAGCTGCATCCAGGAGAAG TTGAAGCGTTAAGACAAATCGGTAAGGCAGTAGACGAGGATGGCcaactatccttgaagtttGTCGATCGTTGTCAACAGAGTGGAGTCGTTGAGACAGTACTGACTTCTGCTCCACCAAACTTAGAAGGGAACAACACCATCGAATGTAACTGCAGCATCACTGATGATAATTACTGTCACATTACTTCATT CCAGCTCAAAGATTACAGTCTTCCAGGCAGGCTTCCTCCGGAATTGGCCAACCTTACTTATGTCAAAAAAAT AGATTTTGCTCGCAACTATCTATACGGCACAATTCCGGTGGAATGGGCTTCGATGAAAAATCTGTCTTCCAT CTCGCTTACTGCAAATCGCTTGTCAGGAAATATTCCTGGACACTTGGGAAGTTTTACTGCCCTCACCTACTT gaGCCTTGAATCAAATCAGTTTTCTGGTGTTGTCCCGCCTGAGCTTGGCAAGCTTGTCAACTTAAAAACTCT GATACTCTCCGGCAATAAGTTAGTGGGGACCTTGCCAGAGGCACTTGCGCAGATAAAAGACTTGGAGGATTT TCGCGTAAGTGATAATAATCTTAATGGCACCGTACCCGAGTTCATTGGGAGCTGGAGTCAACTTCAAAATCT TGAATTGTACGCGACTGGATTGCAAGGACCCATACCTCTTGAAATTTTTCATTTGGACAAGTTGTCTGATTT GAGGATTGCTGATATGCCTGGACCAGAGTTTCAGTTACCTAACTCGCCGATTGAAAGGCAATTCTT GGTTCTGAGGAACATCAATTTAAATGGAACAATCCCAGAAAACGCATGGAAAGTGGAAACAACACT CGACTTAACTTTTAACAACTTGGTTGGGGAGATTCCTCCTACTACAATACGACGACAGTTTAC GTTTTTGAGTGGCAACAAGCTGACTGGAACAGTGTCAGATTCATTCCTCCAAAACAGCCAAAATCT CGATGTTTCGTACAATAACTTTTCACGGGCACCAAGATGCAACAGCAGTAACGA GAATAATATAAACTGGTTTCGAAGCTCGTCCAGCAATAATAAATT AAGCGATCTTCTTCCATGCTCAGAGATATCTCGGTGCCCAAAat ATTATCGTTCATTCCATATAAACTGTGGTGGACAAGATGTAAAGAATGGGAGGATCTTGTATGAAGGTGATCAAGATAGTGAAAGTAATGCTGCTGCAAGGAGTTATTATAGATTAGGATCAAACTGGGGATTCAGCAGCACAGGAGATTTCATGGGTGATAACAACTTCAATGATAACAAATATACGCTTCAATCAAATTCTAATATTTCTCTGGTTGACTTTGGATTGTATGCAACAGCACGTAAAACTCCCCTGTCTATCACTTATTATGGATATTGTCTAGAAAATGGGAATTACACTGTCAGACTCCACTTTGCTGAGATACAATTCACAGATGAAAAACTGTACAACAAAGTTGCAAGGCGCGTTTTTGATATTTACattcag GGAATACAAGTGCAAAAGGATTTTAACTTTACAGAGGAAGCCAAAGGATCTAACAAAAATTTCACAAGAGCGTTCAACACCACCGTGACAGACCGTACCCTGGAGATCCGATTATACTGGGCAGGAAAAGGCACTACTAGCATTCCAAAAAGAGGAAATTATGGTCCTATAATTTCTGCTATATCCGTATGTTCAG GTTACAGAACTTATTGTGAAG aacCTGAGGAAACAAGTAAGAAACCTATTGTGATCGGAGTTGTCACTTCAGCagtatttcttattttcttggtGATGGGTGTCATTTATTGGAAGCTCTGCTACGGAGACAAATACACAAGAGAACGAG AGCTTAAAGGGCTAGATTTGAAAACTGGTTCCTTCACCTTGAGGCAGCTAAAAGCGGCCACAGACAATTTCAATTCAGAAAACAAGATTGGAGAGGGTGGTTTTGGATCCGTATACAAG GGTGAATTAACAGACGGTACTATTATTGCTGTTAAGCAGCTATCTCCTAAATCCAGGCAAGGAAACCGTGAATTTGTGAACGAAATAGGCATGATATCTTGTTTACAGCATCCCAATCTTGTAAGGCTTTATGGATGCTGTATTGAAGGAGACCAGTTGCTTCTGGTGTACGAGTACATGGAAAACAACTCCCTCTCTCGTGCACTTTTTG GTTCTGAAACAAGTGCTCTGATGCTGGATTGGCCAACAAGATATAAGATATGTGTTGGCATAGCCAGAGGTTTAGCATTTCTCCATGAAGGATCAGCAATCAGGATTGTTCACAGGGACATCAAAGTTACAAATGTATTACTGGACAAAGATCTAAATGCCAAGATATCAGACTTCGGACTAGCTAAGCTCAATGAAGAGGAGAACACTCATATTAGCACTCGAGTTGCTGGAACTAT aggATATATGGCTCCAGAATATGCACTGTGGGGCTATCTAACAGATAAAGCAGACGTTTATAGTTTTGGGGTTGTCGCCTTAGAAATTGTCAGTGGAAAGAGCAACTCAAGTTACAGGCCAGAGAACGAAAATGTTTGTCTTCTTGACTGG GCCCATGTACtgcaaaaaaagggaaatttaaTGGAGATAGTGGACCCAAAGCTGCAGTCTGAATTCAACAAGGAAGAGGCTGAGAGGATGATCAAAGCGGCTCTCTTATGCACCAATGCATCTCCATCTCTAAGGCCTGCAATGTCAGAAGTGTTGAACATGCTTGAAGGACAGACCAGCATCCCGGAGGTGACCTCAGATCCTAGCAtttatgataatgatttacagtcCAAACGTGTCAAAGGCAACTATCAGCAGGTCACAGACCAGAGTTTAAACAGCACGCAAGGCCTCTTTCCTCCATCTGATAAATCATGGATTGGAAATTCCTCTACATCTGCCCATGATCTCTACCCCATGAATCCCGAGTCCATAAGTTTAAACCTCAGTGAAACCTCgtctttaatttga